A genomic region of Trifolium pratense cultivar HEN17-A07 linkage group LG3, ARS_RC_1.1, whole genome shotgun sequence contains the following coding sequences:
- the LOC123915290 gene encoding agamous-like MADS-box protein AGL62 has product MASEGKLNTRKRKFGEIKKVEKSNKSQMTFSNSILTLFNKATELSVLCNAKTALIVASPNNELYTCGYPNCDAVIQQFLTGKDTIEDSEIKEQENIVETLRLDYEAIGDKLEKLIEEEKNLQAINDEAEKNDSISSYWWNDPIDDMDLQSLEEFKTSLEKFRLNLGSAYDEKKLISTLRS; this is encoded by the coding sequence ATGGCTTCCGAGGGAAAACTCAACACTCGGAAGAGAAAATTTGGTGAAATCAAGAAAGTGGAAAAATCAAACAAGTCTCAAATGACGTTCTCAAATTCTATACTCACACTTTTCAACAAAGCAACAGAGCTCTCTGTTCTATGTAACGCAAAAACTGCACTCATTGTCGCATCACCCAACAACGAGCTCTATACATGTGGCTATCCTAATTGTGACGCCGTCATTCAACAATTCTTGACCGGAAAAGACACCATTGAAGATAGTGAGATAAAGGAGCAAGAGAATATTGTTGAAACCCTAAGGCTTGACTATGAGGCAATTGGAGATAAACTTGAAAAACttattgaagaagaaaagaattTGCAAGCTATCAATGATGAAGCAGAGAAGAATGATTCTATTTCCTCTTATTGGTGGAATGATCCTATTGATGATATGGATTTACAATCTCTTGAGGAATTTAAGACTTCTTTGGAAAAGTTTAGACTTAATTTAGGTTCAGCCTATGATGAAAAGAAGTTAATTTCCACACTTCGATCTTGA
- the LOC123915291 gene encoding G-type lectin S-receptor-like serine/threonine-protein kinase RKS1, giving the protein MSIFPTILLIANILLFISKISSARDTITQSQSLLDGSTLISKGEVFELGFFNPGNSNNRYVGIWYKNIPVRRVVWVANRDNPIKDNSSKLIISQDRFLALVNKNQSLLWSTNTTTKVSNPIVQLLDNGNLVFKNDGEEKFLWQSFDYPCDTILPEMKVGWDKKRGIDWRLTAWKNWDDPSSGEFISAMILTPNPESFMWKGLRKLYRTGPWTGPRTTGIIGLTQNPLYNYDFLNNEDEVYYMFTLKNSSIISIIVFNQTISLRQRLVWIPESKIWSVYQTLPQDNCDIYNVCGANGHCVLDASPICQCLDGFKPKSPQQWNATDWSQGCMRNGNWSCGVKNKDGFKKIVGMKLPDTTHSWIDEKMTLDDCKARCLKNCSCSAYSNLDSTGAGSGCSIWFGDLVDLRVIQSGNDLYIRVDASDTGGKNGHTKTIILAISITISLVLVILLAFTYIYITKAKRKEKMEKITRLEDKDEDTHEDFELPIFDQVTILKATNNFSLNNKLGEGGFGPVYKGILLDGQEIAVKRLSKSSGQGSKEFKNEVILCAKLQHRNLVKVVGCCIEGDEKMLIYEYMSNNSLDSVLFDPIQSKLLDWSARFNILFGIARGLLYLHQDSRLRIIHRDLKVSNILLDNEMNPKISDFGLARMCGDDQIQGRTNRIVGTYGYMAPEYAIDGLFSIKSDVFSFGVLLLEIISGKKNREISYQEHDHNLIGYAWRSWKEEMPLKLIDDNVRDSCIESEAVRCIQTGLLCLQHHPNDRPNMTSVVVMLSSENTLPEPKEPGFLINKPRAEVEPSSERQTSSTNEITISLLDKMAIILHTLPLITKLLLVLLLFFKISSSTDTITQSQPLPDGTTLVSKGDIFELGFFNPGNSTNRYVGIWYKNIPRVVWVANRDNPIKDNSSKLIISREGNLVLLNQNQTILWSTNTTTKVTISSPIVQLLDDGNLVLKNEKLSNTGENFLWQSFDYPCDTILSGMKAGWDKNKGLDRKLVAWKNWEDPSSSEFSSDMVLTPNPESFIWKGSTKLYRTGPWTGRRSSGVVGLTDNPLYDYDFVNNKDEVYYMFTLKNSSVVSIIVLNQTNSVRQRLIWISESKTWNVYQTLPQDSCDKYNACGGNGLCVLNQSPMCQCLDGFKPKSPQKWNAMDWRQGCVRNGNWSCGIKNRDGFKRIVGMKLPDTTYSWIDEKMTLENCKDKCLKNCSCSAYSSLDSTGTGSGCSIWFGDLVDLRVSQSGQDLYVRIDSSDIGDKNGQVKKVVLVISVTVSAVLVMLLAFAYIYITKAKNKKKLEEITRLEEKEDIHEDFELPIFYQPTILKATNNFSFDNKLGEGGFGPVYKGTLLDGQEIAVKRLSKSSGQGLKEFKNEVILCAKLQHRNLVKVIGCCIEGEEKMLIYEYMPNKSLDSFLFDPFQSKLLDWSARFNILFGIARGLLYLHQDSRLRIIHRDLKVSNILLDDEMNPKISDFGMARMCGGDQIEGRTNRIVGTYGYMAPEYAFDGLFSTKSDVFSFGVLLLEIISGKKNRANSYQEHDHNLIGYAWRLWKEGIPLTLIDGYLRNSCIESEVVRCIQIGLLCLQHYPDDRPNMTSVVVMMSSDNTLPKPKEPGLLIKRFSVDGEPSSERQTSSSTNEITISLVKAR; this is encoded by the exons ATGAGCATTTTTCCTACCATACTCCTTATTGCtaacatattattattcatatcCAAAATTTCTTCTGCAAGAGATACCATTACACAATCACAATCACTTCTCGATGGAAGCACCTTGATTTCTAAGGGTGAAGTATTCGAGCTGGGTTTCTTTAATCCTGGTAATTCCAACAACCGTTATGTTGGAATATGGTACAAAAATATTCCCGTTAGAAGAGTTGTTTGGGTTGCCAATCGTGACAACCCAATAAAAGACAATTCTAGCAAGTTGATCATAAGTCAAGATCGATTTCTTGCGCTTGTCAATAAGAATCAATCTCTTTTATGGtcaacaaacacaacaacaaaGGTTTCAAATCCAATTGTGCAACTCTTGGATAATGGAAAtttagtatttaaaaatgacGGTGAAGAAAAATTTCTATGGCAAAGTTTTGATTATCCTTGTGATACAATATTACCCGAGATGAAGGTTGGATGGGACAAAAAAAGGGGTATCGATTGGCGTCTTACTGCGTGGAAAAATTGGGATGATCCATCTTCAGGTGAGTTTATTTCAGCTATGATTCTAACTCCTAATCCTGAAAGTTTTATGTGGAAAGGTTTAAGAAAACTCTATAGGACAGGACCATGGACCGGTCCTCGAACGACTGGAATAATTGGATTGACACAAAATCCACTATATAATTATGATTTTCTCAACAATGAAGATGAAGTGTATTATATGTTCACCCTTAAGAATAGCTCTATCATTTCTATAATTGTTTTTAACCAAACAATTTCTCTTCGTCAACGCCTCGTTTGGATTCCAGAATCCAAAATATGGAGTGTTTACCAAACCTTACCACAAGATAATTGTGATATATACAATGTTTGTGGGGCAAATGGGCATTGTGTGTTGGATGCATCACCTATATGCCAGTGTTTAGATGGATTTAAGCCGAAGTCGCCACAACAATGGAATGCAACGGACTGGAGTCAAGGATGCATGCGTAATGGTAATTGGAGTTGCGGGGTCAAAAACAAAGACGGGTTTAAGAAAATTGTTGGGATGAAATTGCCGGATACTACACATTCTTGGATTGACGAGAAAATGACACTTGACGATTGCAAGGCTAGATGTTTGAAAAATTGTTCGTGCAGTGCTTACTCAAATTTAGACTCAACTGGAGCAGGCAGTGGTTGTTCTATCTGGTTTGGTGATCTTGTTGATCTGAGAGTTATACAAAGCGGAAATGACTTATATATTCGAGTTGATGCCTCAGACACTg GTGGTAAAAATGGGCATACCAAAACTATAATATTGGCAATATCTATTACTATTTCACTAGTCCTTGTGATATTGTTGGCATTCACCTATATTTATATAACAAAGGCAAAGCGTAAAG agaaaatggagaaaatcACAAGGTTGGaagacaaagatgaagacacacatgaagattttgagcttcctatCTTTGATCAAGTTACAATACTCAAGGCAACAAATAACTTCTCTTTAAACAACAAGCTCGGTGAAGGTGGTTTCGGACCGGTATATAAG GGTATATTGCTTGATGGACAAGAAATTGCTGTCAAAAGACTTTCAAAGAGTTCTGGACAAGGATCAAAAGAGTTTAAAAATGAAGTTATATTATGTGCTAAACTTCAACATCGAAATCTTGTTAAGGTTGTTGGTTGTTGTATTGAAGGAGATGAGAAAATGTTGATCTATGAATACATGTCGAATAATAGCCTCGATTCAGTTCTTTTTG ATCCAATTCAAAGTAAATTGTTAGATTGGTCCGCACGCTTTAACATTCTATTTGGAATTGCTCGAGGACTTCTTTATCTACATCAAGATTCGAGATTAAGGATCATACACAGAGACCTGAAAGTgagtaatattttattagacaATGAAATGAATCCAAAAATTTCAGATTTTGGCTTGGCTAGAATGTGTGGAGATGATCAAATTCAAGGGAGAACAAACAGAATAGTTGGCACATA CGGTTATATGGCTCCAGAATATGCTATTGATGGATTATTTTCTATAAAATCAGATGTATTTAGCTTTGGAGTATTATTACTAGAAATTATCAGCGgaaagaaaaatagagaaattagCTATCAAGAACATGATCATAATCTTATTGGATAT GCATGGAGATCGTGGAAAGAGGAAATGCCACTGAAATTGATCGATGATAATGTAAGGGACTCGTGCATTGAATCCGAAGCAGTACGTTGCATTCAAACTGGTCTACTATGCCTACAACATCATCCCAATGATAGACCAAATATGACATCTGTAGTTGTGATGTTAAGTAGCGAAAATACTCTACCTGAACCAAAGGAACCTGGTTTCTTAATTAACAAGCCTAGAGCCGAAGTAGAACCTTCTTCTGAAAGACAAACATCTTCGACAAATGAAATAACTATTTCGCTATTAGAC AAAATGGCCATTATTCTTCATACCCTGCCTTTAATTACCAAATTACTATTAGTATTATTACTCTTCTTCAAAATTTCCTCTTCAACAGATACCATTACACAATCACAGCCACTTCCGGATGGAACCACCTTGGTTTCTAAAGGTGACATATTTGAGTTGGGTTTCTTCAATCCTGGTAATTCAACAAATCGctacgttggaatttggtacAAAAATATCCCAAGGGTTGTTTGGGTCGCCAACCGTGACAATCCAATCAAAGACAATTCTAGCAAGTTGATCATAAGTCGAGAGGGAAACCTTGTACttctaaatcaaaatcaaacaatattatggtcaacaaacacaacaacaaaGGTTACAATTTCAAGTCCAATTGTGCAACTTTTGGACGATGGAAATTTAGTACTAAAAAATGAGAAGCTGAGCAACACCGGTGAAAATTTTCTATGGCAGAGTTTTGATTATCCTTGTGATACGATATTATCAGGAATGAAGGCGGGATGGGACAAAAACAAGGGTCTTGATAGGAAACTTGTTGCATGGAAAAATTGGGAGGATCCGTCGTCAAGTGAGTTTAGTTCAGATATGGTACTAACTCCTAATCCTGAAAGCTTTATTTGGAAAGGCTCAACAAAACTCTATAGAACGGGACCATGGACTGGTCGTCGATCTAGTGGAGTAGTTGGATTGACGGACAATCCACtttatgattatgattttgTCAACAATAAAGATGAAGTGTATTATATGTTCACACTCAAGAATAGTTCTGTTGTTTCTATAAttgttttgaaccaaacaaattcTGTTCGTCAACGTCTCATATGGATTTCAGAATCCAAAACATGGAATGTATACCAAACTTTACCACAAGATAGTTGTGATAAATATAATGCTTGTGGCGGAAATGGGCTTTGTGTGCTTAACCAATCACCTATGTGTCAGTGTTTAGATGGATTTAAGCCGAAGTCGCCACAAAAGTGGAATGCAATGGACTGGAGACAAGGATGTGTGCGTAATGGCAATTGGAGTTGTGGAATCAAAAATAGAGACGGGTTTAAGAGAATTGTTGGGATGAAATTGCCGGATACTACATATTCTTGGATTGATGAGAAAATGACACTCGAAAATTGCAAGGATAAATGTTTGAAAAATTGTTCTTGTAGTGCTTACTCGAGTTTAGACTCAACTGGAACTGGTAGTGGTTGTTCTATCTGGTTTGGTGATCTTGTTGATCTCAGAGTTTCACAAAGTGGACAAGACTTATATGTTCGAATAGACTCATCAGATATTG GTGATAAAAATGGTCAAGTAAAAAAAGTAGTGTTGGTAATTTCAGTTACAGTTTCAGCAGTTCTTGTGATGTTATTGGCATTCGCCTACATATATATAACAAAGGCGAAGAATAAAA agaaattagaGGAAATAACCCGGTTAGAAGAGAAAGAAGATATACATgaagattttgagcttcctatTTTTTATCAACCTACCATACTAAAGGCAACAAATAACTTCTCTTTTGACAACAAGCTCGGCGAAGGTGGTTTTGGACCCGTATACAAG ggtacATTGCTCGATGGACAAGAAATTGCTGTCAAAAGGCTTTCAAAGAGCTCTGGACAAGGACTTAAAGAGTTTAAAAATGAAGTTATATTATGTGCTAAACTTCAACACCGAAATCTTGTTAAAGTTATTGGTTGTTGTATTGAAGGTGAGGAGAAAATGTTGATCTATGAATACATGCCCAACAAAAGTCTCGATTCATTTCTTTTTG ATCCATTTCAAAGTAAATTGTTAGACTGGTCTGCCCGATTTAACATTCTATTTGGAATTGCTCGGGGTCTTCTTTATCTTCATCAAGATTCAAGATTACGAATAATACACAGAGATCTGAAAGtaagtaatattttattagatgatgaaatgaaTCCCAAAATTTCAGACTTTGGCATGGCTAGAATGTGTGGAGGTGATCAAATTGAGGGGAGAACAAACAGAATTGTAGGCACATA CGGCTATATGGCACCAGAATATGCTTTTGATGGATTATTCTCTACAAAATCAGATGTGTTTAGCTTTGGCGTATTATTATTAGAAATTATCAGTGGAAAGAAAAATCGAGCAAATAGTTACCAGGAACACGATCATAATCTTATCGGATAT GCATGGAGGTTGTGGAAAGAGGGCATACCACTGACCTTGATCGACGGTTATTTAAGGAATTCATGTATTGAATCTGAAGTAGTACGTTGCATTCAAATTGGTCTACTATGCCTACAACATTATCCTGATGATAGACCAAACATGACATCCGTAGTTGTGATGATGAGTAGTGATAATACTTTACCAAAACCAAAGGAACCCGGTTTGTTAATTAAAAGGTTCTCGGTTGATGGAGAACCTTCTTCCGAACGACAAACATCTTCTTCGACAAATGAAATAACTATCTCACTAGTAAAAGCTCGATAG